gtttatatggtaaagcttgatatgaaacatatttgaataattgttaactacatatgtgtagaactgtacatactGTAATATGGTTACCCAGttttgtaacaattttttttagaattttcatggtaattactattaaaaaaatctaattatctaaactcagttacaatttaattatgataacGACAgcaacaacatttttaaattgcaattacatttataattatgccataactgtaattaattatcaattacaattataattgacccagaCCCTGCTGTGGTCCTTACCTATAAGAGGCACACTCTCTGAGGGTGGCATGCTCTCAGCCACCATGAGCTGGAATACAGTGAGGGCCAGAAGAACCGTTACCCCGAGGGAAACCTTCTCCCCAGAGTCTGCAGGCAGGTAGAAACCCAGAGGAGCCAAGAAGGAGATGAGAAAGCAGGGCAGGAGCAAGTTGAAGATGTAGAAGGAGGAACGGCGCTGCAGCAGTACAGTGTAGGTGATGTCCGGGTATGGGTCGGCACAACAGCCGtacattatgacatttttggTAGCAGGCATCCCACGGCATTCCCACTCAACATTTTCAACAAAGTCTGAAAGGTCACCACTGTCCATTGCCATGAAGATGTCAACCTGGAATGAAAATACAGCCTACTATAGTATTTATGAACTGGAGCCTGTCCTCTCTTGTCCTACAGCTAATCATATTTCTCCTTACCTGGTTGCCATTATAGGTCCAAGAACCAAAGGTGAGGTTACACTCCTGGCTGTCAAAAGGAAAGTACGACACATCCACAACACACGAGCTCTTGGTAATGGCAGGTGCATCCCAGGTTATCTCTCCATTATAGCGCAGACGCACATTGGTGTCCATTGGCCCCGAAAAGTCATCATCAGCCCTGGAGAGGAAAGGAAACCTGGGTCATTCCTTCCATTTGGGAGCTCTGATGTTGGGCAGCACCGTGATGTAGTGCTTGGTCATTCTGCATCACAGCAAAAAGTCATGGGTTTGGCTCCTAAAATGGAGACCTGGAACCTTTCCATGTGGTGCTTGAAGTTGCTATTCTCTAGCACAGTGGTTCTCGAACTTTTTTGCTTTCTAaatctaagtaccccctttgtctgactacaatattttgctaaggaaactatttaaaaacatctatagagcataatgatggaacgagtgataacacacattttaaagaatctcattttgtaaataagtggaaagaaacagttgttagtgcagtggttcctgACCATTTTAGAATCCTGATCCCATCaataatttctggtgaccccaaagacatttagtatatttgatcatgtttgagtgaGATGTACACATACCCCCCATTTCCTGTCTAGCCAACCCTGATGAGTGGGTACAAGGTGAGATGTGTGGGATTTGCACCAGCAGCCCCCtaacacaagtttttttttttcttttttataacattttcaaattaaaataaataggcATAGTTTTTGCATGCTGTTCTAAccaagtgttttttgttttgttttgttttttggttttgtggATATGAATTTTGTGGATATGAATTGTGTAAATACAGCACTATAAAATGAAGAAAGAGTGGTAGGATTTCTTATAAGTTCTTTGAACTTCCACCTACTCCCTTTGAGTGGCAACTTTGTATTCTTTTCCTTCTGTaatctttgttttattgatatACTTctcaaatgaattaaataaacaaaaaatattaataaataaaaatacagtttatacaCAATGCAAAAAACCACAGcttataacatttatttaagttGTTTATCAAGAAAATCAGGGTCTAATTGCTAAACGCTACTAGTCTGTGATCTGTAACCAGCTAATTGTAGCTTTTTCACATGGTCACAAAGCTGGGGCTTAATAATGGGAGATATGGGGGAGGACGTACTTGTTATAGAGGACGAGGTCGGGTCTCCACACCAGACTGCTGGGAATGTGGATGACTTCCAGTCCATCGTAGTCTTCTTTATTCCACTTCAGATAAGCATCGTGCCAGGTCTGCCTAATCCAGAGGTAGGCGATCAGGACCTGGTTCCTCTCATCCTTTactcagacacacaaaacaccatTTATCCACATTTAAACACATTGGTATCTGCAGTCAACACAATGGTTTTGTGGAGGTTTAAAAGTAAATGACATAAATGAAATGCCTCTTCATACAACTTCAGATAGCATTTCAGTCCACACAACAGTTATGCTTGAgtggaagggtaaatacttgtTCACTTCCCTTCTGGCTGCATTAGTGGTTTTTTATAGCCTTTATGGTGGTTTTGAATATTTGACACACTCTTCATGTTTCAGCAACTTCTACAAAATTCAACAAATTGGGCAGCTCGGACTTATGGTGGTAAGAGTTTCTCCCTCACAGCGAAGAAGAAGGCTGCGTTTGATTCCCtcctttctttttgtcttctcctcaggttctcccacaatccaaaaacatgtgtTAGGGTCATCAGAATAGCTGAAAATGTCTGTTGACTCATGTTCCCCTGCTACATGATGTACCTCACCTCATGCCCAAATGTGAGCTGGTGATTAGCGCCGGCATTAGCTGGTTCACATTGTAATGGTATAGATAAAAGATCACATTTTGCCTTGCTcctattgatattttgaacatctgtatCCAAAATTGATCCAAACGTCCGTAaagggtggcacactttttccACTATTTAATCAAGGAATGcgtaactttcacagatatcaaACATTTTAACAATATTAATAGTTTGTCCCTGTATTgatactaaatgagtaagaacattaaaacagttcaaacactatttttgaaaatagaaaaataaaaaggtcaACATTGTGGAAAAACTGTGCCACCTCTAAATTTGCAGCGATTGACTAAGTTTTTGCAAACAAATGTTTACAACGTCAACGTGAACAAGGCAAAAAGCGATGTGGCAAATGTTGATGAACACTAATTTTGTGAACCATCCTAACCAGCAGAAAGTACAGGAAGAAAAGATCACAGAACATGGatgcatgtttgtttattttattattagttgGGAATGGTAATCAGTAATTCAAACACCTGGGATGCTGAGCTGAACAGCCATCTTAACGCAAATTTCATTTCCAGCGTTAAAGCTTATTTTCTCCTAAAGTTGGATCCAATGATTTCTCTATAAACACTGCTATTTTGTCATCTTCACGTATTTTTAGATTTAGCTCCAATGTTATCATGTTGAGAACAACATTAGTTTgcacacaataagcacaactatAATGCCACATTGCACtctttaaaacagtcaactccTCCCCACCCTGACTcactcttccctgttcccttccccctcacctaggtgtaacactgccctctctttttatatcctccctatgaTAAAGTTATTCTTACCCTTTCTTAGGGATGGCtgctgatggtcacaattatgcaataaaataaattcctttatttattgcaataataaaacatgcattgctgtcacgaaaaaatattgcactacttatatagtgttgaccttcaacagcatgtgcagacaatttatgttttttattttattttttaagcagtagtttgcacatattaatgATCTGTTATACGCACCATGTCTTTGATCTGAGAGAGGGTGATCTGTAAGGTGACATTGAGGGCTCTGTCTGTGTCCTCCACGGGCCGAAGGGCACTGGAGTAGTTATCCATCAAGTCTTTGAGAAGCTTGTGGGCATAGTGGCCCTGGGCTGAGTGAACCactgaaaagacaaagacaTGATCCTCTGATAACACAGTGTGTCCCATTACAGCACGTGTTATGTTCAAAACCACTTAAAGTCATTGAATCATTTGTGAATTAACCATTTTCTGATTCAATGTATTCCAAGATttgtttaaaactttaaaactaATGATTTCTTGCTTTTCAGTGTTCCAGTTTAAAATCTGACAGTATTCACTTTGTCAAACACACAGTAAGACTGAATGATCCGATAGAGCCCACAATGATACAATATGTCATAGTGTAtttgcatgtattttttttaaaaactaaaattttaaTTCCAAGTAAATGAGTGTCAAGTGTCTGAGGAAGTTGTGGCAACAACAGACTCATCGCTCATGACCAGTCCCGTGAAATCAAAGCATTACCACATATTAAAATCTAATAAACCTTATTTTTGACACTGTTTACGTGACACTGTTTAGGAAAATTGTCATAGCTTCATCATAAGGTAGACATACACTCACAATATTCAGCACTCGTCACAACTTGTAGCATTTGAATTAGATGATGGGTAACATTTTCTTACTCACTTCTTATAAATTCCAATTATCATTGTGAATGTCATTTTTTGGCTGCTTAGACTTTAGGTTTTATCTAAAAGGCCATACATGATATACACCTCCATTACAGCAAATGGAACTCTTGTAGAAAATGTATAGGGTAGGCCTAATGGTCATGGAATCAGGCTTTTAACTGGAGGGTTGGTGGCTCAAATCCATTGTCGGCATCACTGTGGGACATTGAGCAAATTGCTAAAACTGTACTAATTCCAGGACCCTCTGGAAAAAGGAGATTCTTAATCTCAATGTGTCTCTCCTGGTTAAGTAAAAGTTGAAAACCAAATATGAATGCAACTAAATTGCACTTCTGAGTCAACGTAGTGAGAGCTCCAAGGGTCAAACTTGCAGGAATATCCAATTTTACAAAGGTAGATGATTATAAAACCTTTAGAAAACAGTTGTGTTAGACTTCAGCACAATTAACCGTCCTCATATCCTcgaatattactaacacatttaccattgaggtcaatctgaccccagggaaattgttgaccaagtttttgtgtcaggcgctttgtttgttttttgtttaatacataaataaccacttgataatgaaaccttgacctgttctctagcgccaccatcagaccaaacttttaaatttgaattagTCCATCTTCAATAACTTtgatccaaatcttctcaaatgtactgacaacattaatgaccattGGAGAACGAACcgctattggttgtggtgatgatatgaccttttctttcagttttagagttagtgtatgttgaaaatatttagtcccaaatcttttctaatttgggatGCACATCTATGACTCTCACAGAGTGAACCGTATTGACTGATATTGGTGatatatcaacatatttatgtacttatttgtatttcctttttttatcacatatttggggttattcactattaagtcctttcactgtgaaagagctgttctaaaaatgtcattgacagtaaacattttcctagaggacatttttaagagagagagagagagagacggcaGATTGCAATACACAGAGAGCATAATGAGGAATGACTTGAATAAATTGGAGTAAAGCAAGCTTTTTTTTCAGCACATTAGAATATAATCATATTTTTATACTTAATCAATTGTAttcatcaaattaggaaataataaataaataaaaataaagttataagcttattttttgaatgataaactttgcatgaggtcaaattgaccccaagggtaataGGAGGTTTAAACATGGAGATAAGCTAGCAGTGTGAGCCCTGGATTAAAGTAAACACTGTAGTTTACTGCTGAGAGGTTCATTTCACTGCTGACATGATAACGACTCACCTTCAGGAAGCAGTATCACCAAACACACTATCGGTATCATCGTCAACATTTCCACAGCATCTAAGAAGAAATGTAGGCTCTCAGCAGAGACCTTCAGCCCTCGGTAGGCCTACATGATGCCTGTTTAACACCCAGTTGAACTTGATAGTAGATAACTGGAGGCTGCTTTACCTAAAAGTCCTCTGCTCTTATTGCCTGGCAGGAGAGGCCGTCTGTCTACTGACCGCCTCCTGGAATAAAACCCCTGCTATCACATGGCAGAAACCGCAGACACAGGGAAACAGGAtgcttaacacacacacacacacacacatcccccAATCAGCATGCATATTAACAGAGgttaaagtaatggattacaagtactcacgttactgtaactgaattgcttttatgggtacttgtactttatatcagttattttacttgtacttcagtatgttttaaaagaagttaagTCATTCGTTACACttctacatccaaccgttagtgattaaattattattttctgttttaaaatgctcAACGGACAAagtgaaattacaaaaacaaaaatgacagacagacaacaaatgcatcacatcacagccgacAAATCAGATCAAACGCCAAAACAGACACAGAACTCTAGAGCTATACTTAAAGCATGatacctttttttattattattttgaatttaattaatttgtattattctgtttttaaaagaattgtacattttgacatagctttcattttacacagatgcctttgtggaaaataaatcaagttccaaTTGAGCAAGAATTTGTctattcctttttaagtttatacatgagctcttactgtatgcaagggaacagtggcaagatttattaccaaaataaaacatggggggtgaaagtaactagtaactttttctttgagtactatttaattgagctactttttacttgtacttgagtattttatgtatgacttacttgtacttgtacttgagtactgtTTCATTTAAgttacagtacttctacttgagcatAATAAATCagaactctttacacctctggtaattAATGGCAATGATTTGGTTATATTTGTGTTTCAAAGCACAATGTGCCATGAAATTTAGTCTAGTTTCTGGTagatagacaaaaaaaaaatggtataaaTTTTGGGGCTTGTTGTGAATTCCAtggaaaatattaatatattataaataacaACTTAATGATgcgtactaaaaaaaaaataacattgttttacattttacatgagaataaaatatatttgttcTAATGAACTTGTTATGACTCTTCTTCTATGAGACACAATTGAAAAACttacatttaatttagttttttaatcacGTGGTTTACACCAATCAGACTGAAATTGaatatgataattaaaaaaaaaaaagaaatgatagaAAATTAAAATCCCTTTGTCATTACCTTTCAGTAGAGCTCTCTTTGATGACTGTATGGTGAAACATGTAGGAGTTAGAGGCTTTTTAGGTTGGTGTGCACAAGCGTTAAAGTAAAGTGCCTtgacatactgtatactgtaggCCTATATACCTCATAAGAAACCTGTCTAGATAAATTATTGTTCTATTGTCATAAAATGCTTGGCTGAAAGTTGCTGAATGTTTGAGTACAACagctgatatatatattttaccttGACAGAGACGCTGAATGCTTATGACTCAAACCCAGCACAACATGAATCTTATTAATATCATGAACTGCAAAATACATCTTCCTACTGCTATAGTTTCATTTGAttaaactttttaaacaaaCCATTGCATTCAGTGGAAAGGTGATTAAAGGTTAAATGATTGCATCCTTTGAGTAAAGATCAACATCTTTACATATTCActctgactaaaaactgttttatgtGAGGCCAGTTTTTTcaacaatgtttttgttttaatgtcagctaattttatcatttaatacTGTAAACACTGTACCACCAATGTCTCTGTGTAGTCTAGTACTCTGTGTATATCCTGCAGTAAGATAGGACAGCATGTGGCCTTTAAACAATCATTAAATGGCTATTTAAAATAGAATCACAAGGGGATTCTGGCCTGCAGCAAAGATCATTAAATTATTACCAAAACACTCCCTTTAGGTTGTTTTACATCTTATTATTAAGGTCATTGTGCATGTTATCAAAGGCAGCCATACTCCCCACAGCATTCTAGTGCTCTGAGGATTATTTATTCTCAAATCATCCATCTGATGAAAGTCTGTTGTGTCCCAGCTTTGGGCAAAGTCTATAATATCAGTGCTGCCATGAGTCTGTTCATTTTAACACTAGAGTCATGATTTCAGTGGCATTGCATTCAGTGCgattctcttttttcctccattgTCCTGAGCAGTCCATCACTGTGGGTTGCTCAGAAACTGGTCTACCAGAGGTTTAACACACAGGAGAATAGATGCAatgtcattcatgcaccgcatgTCAGTTTGCTACACTTTCCCACTTCTTACATCAACACTTTTGTCTTTCTGCTCCTTAGAAGGTGTTAATCACCGTGTATGATGTAGTAGGCCTTCTGTAAAATGAGTATTATGACTGGTAACTAAGGCAAACATTTTGGATCAAGGACTCCTTAaggcacacgtgtcaaactcaaggcccagggaccaaatctggcccgCAGAAGAAAGTTCAAATGCAGAAAAACATAAAGTATTATCCAAATTACCAAAATAAcggttgtagatatctcagctatAGTAAATTCACAATTTCAATTAAActgcacaatatttggaggatcagAATTATTACCATGCTTTttttcacatgactgcagtcattttaaatctcaaattgttcaatgAACTACACTTTCCTGAAATGATTTCACATAATTTCAcaggattaaataaaaattggtcacaaaatcaaaaaaatttaaaagataAAATCCTGCAGGCACTGATATATCACTTTTTGCCTGGATATTGTTTACATTCTTTTCAACTACAAACTTTGGGACATAATTGTTGACCCCTGCCTTAAGGGGAGAAAACATTTCAAGGACCCCTTCACATAATCACATCATTTAAACACAGTTTACAGCCTTTTgtagccataaatgcaatagGGATGATTCTTTGaatctttcaaataaaatatttaaagatcTTTGTAGCAGAATTAACTTAGAGCACCTAGTCTTTATAAATGTGGCAGAATGGAAAGTTGTGACAACGCCACCAGGGGAATTTCGCCCCTGGAGATAGTTAAAACCAACTAAGTTTAAGGTCCCACAGGTCAGCTTACAAATCAGGGCTGGAGGCGTAATTTCTCGTACAACAAATGCCTTTTATTATaaccaaatgaaacaaaaaagacaatcaATCATTTAAACAAAACCAAAGGTGTCACTATTGCTGGGGAATAACAAGAGGCAGAGGTGGCTGTACAGAGCCATAAGTACGCAGCGCTGTCAGGGGCACCGCCCACTAACCAGCTGTGGAGGCAGCACACTCCATCCTGctacataaacaaaatatgtgcacatttgtttgaaaaaaagcaaaaacaatttGAAGTACTTTTTTGCATGAATATAGAAATTCAGATATTGTGTCATGTCATGTCCTGTATGTATCCTAtcaaaaatatgtttgttttaatggtgCATTGGTCCCCATATGTAGTTATACACTTTTGattcataaatattaatattagctaTGACTTGATGACAACCACTAACACAAAGTATCTAAATAAGTAGAGCTGTCCTACTGGTGACAAAGATTTGCAAACCTGTGTGACTCCCTGATCTACACACCTAATCTGATAAATATGCAACCatgcagctctgcagaaagCCTGGGAACAAACATCTGGATACAATCTCTAAAAGTGCATCCCTTCAGTTCAGCACCAGGTTTAAGACTTGTGACCAAGAGTacagtattagca
The genomic region above belongs to Gouania willdenowi chromosome 10, fGouWil2.1, whole genome shotgun sequence and contains:
- the LOC114471256 gene encoding neuronal acetylcholine receptor subunit alpha-9-II, with product MLTMIPIVCLVILLPEVVHSAQGHYAHKLLKDLMDNYSSALRPVEDTDRALNVTLQITLSQIKDMDERNQVLIAYLWIRQTWHDAYLKWNKEDYDGLEVIHIPSSLVWRPDLVLYNKADDDFSGPMDTNVRLRYNGEITWDAPAITKSSCVVDVSYFPFDSQECNLTFGSWTYNGNQVDIFMAMDSGDLSDFVENVEWECRGMPATKNVIMYGCCADPYPDITYTVLLQRRSSFYIFNLLLPCFLISFLAPLGFYLPADSGEKVSLGVTVLLALTVFQLMVAESMPPSESVPLIGKYYIATMTMVTASTSLTIFIMNIHFCGPEAKPVPHWAKVLIIDYMSKIFFVYEVGENCASGSSTSSHSLQDDVHHHKVNNHIYSNGKPVNHQEGRQSHKYHRPPTPKVQHQPRVKVQHFITREESGQFLSSFTPITYENTNGKISPGNYGPKDQTVPFYAEDQKLSCCSEDKKPPLQGPTVTFGPCVFCSHGSAIPGVDSKLVQNVEYIANCFREQRATCAKGAEWKKIAKVMDRFFMWIFFIMVFLMSILIIGKKP